The following proteins are co-located in the Corynebacterium aquilae DSM 44791 genome:
- a CDS encoding PPA1309 family protein, whose product MASAPLSQALNRAVMDVVEFVHAEGWDCPPTLCALVPTSLVEEVLDEEQLDDAPLAAVVQQLPEQLQPGTQELGDYIQRIVWPEQVLGCVLAQEIMFASPDDEDDVRPARLFSGVLASGEELTLVQPRPTDEELEELGPFGQDNIELRGGDGIGRPVIEALLYSLRDRDGE is encoded by the coding sequence ATGGCTTCTGCTCCCCTGTCCCAGGCTTTGAACCGTGCGGTGATGGATGTGGTTGAGTTCGTTCATGCTGAGGGTTGGGATTGTCCTCCCACGTTGTGTGCTTTGGTGCCGACGAGTTTGGTGGAGGAGGTTTTGGATGAGGAGCAGTTGGATGATGCTCCGTTGGCGGCGGTGGTGCAGCAGCTTCCTGAGCAGTTGCAGCCTGGTACGCAGGAGTTGGGTGATTATATTCAGCGCATTGTGTGGCCGGAGCAGGTGTTGGGGTGTGTGTTGGCCCAGGAGATTATGTTTGCTTCTCCGGATGATGAGGATGATGTGCGCCCGGCGCGGTTGTTCTCTGGGGTGTTGGCTAGTGGTGAGGAGTTGACGTTGGTGCAGCCTCGTCCGACTGATGAGGAGTTGGAGGAGTTGGGCCCGTTTGGTCAGGACAATATTGAGTTGCGGGGTGGCGATGGGATTGGTCGGCCGGTGATTGAGGCGTTGTTGTATTCGTTGCGTGATCGGGATGGCGAGTAG
- a CDS encoding cutinase family protein: MTRTPRRLLALPVAAACLASVVTPVATAQDQTASNTCPQMQIVVVRSQAEASGLDNADSGFLGGIVAPVVNAANDGAVKDPSAGFTAAPGAKFGDVDTAAKVAAEQGNKSWKPDVWGTKPSANETGLETKKDSWKPDVWGTKPSTQATTTTTPVKQAAGPAKVGRTYVNISTGRAGAFIPGVHSETVPDWQQVIQGGVDQVSATLEDIHTKCANTRVALIGEADGAAVVSEVARNIGNGESNFPADLVSGVATFANTARAEGEGIVASHADRPQAVPGTSGAAMSQISAVKPDGAAGGGIAVAAEAAGPHRSYGKLAGRTVSLCAEGDARCATKKDAPLVRLAAATEKKVNFLDDPLGSLQHITDTLGPAVLLGTMETLAQDINYGPRGFSVKSAKNVNSTLIGRIVSNTERNVSDREFEDRLMAAAQTVGGMALNVVGTAVAKSVTPQAIATIGAAFQAAGPQGAGAAALAVFVPNLISEITSAFNPETLNTAQRRLVQEAEAAGLENTDVVQAALASATTRQQATQGYRSTRVGESNTSFEGYAKQWLTAQAADVIGRDGGQMLNTVLAQNNLPQVPPGVFNAENVQNTLNAFLKA, from the coding sequence ATGACACGCACTCCACGCAGGCTGCTGGCATTGCCAGTGGCTGCTGCGTGCCTGGCAAGCGTGGTGACACCTGTTGCCACAGCGCAAGACCAAACAGCCTCAAACACCTGCCCACAGATGCAGATCGTCGTTGTCCGCTCCCAAGCTGAGGCCAGCGGCCTTGATAACGCTGACTCTGGTTTTCTTGGCGGCATCGTTGCCCCCGTGGTCAATGCGGCAAATGACGGTGCAGTCAAAGACCCGTCCGCAGGTTTTACTGCGGCTCCTGGCGCAAAATTCGGCGATGTCGATACCGCAGCCAAGGTAGCTGCTGAACAAGGCAACAAGTCCTGGAAGCCGGACGTGTGGGGCACTAAACCTTCCGCGAACGAGACTGGGCTTGAGACGAAAAAAGACTCCTGGAAGCCAGATGTCTGGGGCACCAAGCCGTCTACACAGGCAACCACCACGACCACCCCGGTCAAGCAGGCTGCAGGGCCTGCAAAGGTAGGGCGCACCTACGTCAACATCTCTACCGGTCGTGCTGGCGCGTTCATCCCCGGCGTGCATTCTGAGACCGTCCCGGATTGGCAGCAGGTCATCCAGGGCGGTGTCGACCAAGTCTCTGCGACCTTGGAGGACATTCATACCAAGTGCGCCAACACTCGTGTTGCGCTGATTGGCGAGGCAGATGGTGCTGCCGTGGTTTCGGAAGTTGCCCGCAACATCGGCAACGGTGAAAGCAACTTCCCGGCAGATTTGGTCTCTGGTGTGGCCACCTTTGCCAACACTGCTCGTGCTGAGGGCGAAGGCATTGTTGCCTCCCACGCGGATCGCCCTCAGGCAGTGCCTGGTACCTCTGGTGCCGCAATGAGCCAGATTTCTGCTGTCAAGCCTGATGGTGCAGCCGGTGGTGGCATTGCAGTTGCCGCTGAGGCGGCAGGCCCTCACCGCTCCTACGGCAAGTTGGCTGGCCGTACCGTGAGCCTGTGTGCTGAGGGGGATGCGCGCTGTGCCACGAAGAAGGACGCACCACTGGTGCGCCTGGCAGCAGCAACTGAGAAGAAGGTCAACTTCCTCGACGACCCGCTGGGGTCGCTCCAGCACATCACCGACACCCTTGGCCCTGCGGTGCTGCTGGGCACGATGGAGACCCTGGCACAAGACATCAACTACGGTCCGCGTGGTTTTTCGGTGAAGTCGGCGAAAAACGTCAACTCCACCCTGATTGGGCGCATTGTTAGCAACACCGAGCGCAATGTCTCTGACCGCGAGTTCGAGGATCGGCTGATGGCTGCCGCCCAAACCGTTGGCGGCATGGCACTGAATGTGGTCGGTACTGCTGTGGCGAAGTCGGTGACTCCGCAGGCTATTGCCACCATTGGTGCTGCGTTCCAGGCGGCTGGCCCGCAGGGCGCAGGTGCAGCTGCTTTGGCGGTGTTTGTGCCGAACCTGATTAGCGAAATCACCTCCGCGTTTAACCCAGAAACGCTCAATACCGCTCAGCGCAGGCTTGTGCAGGAGGCAGAAGCCGCAGGGTTGGAAAACACTGATGTTGTGCAGGCCGCATTGGCCTCTGCCACCACCAGGCAGCAGGCCACCCAGGGGTATCGCTCTACTCGCGTAGGCGAGTCGAACACCAGCTTTGAAGGCTATGCCAAGCAATGGCTTACAGCCCAAGCAGCGGACGTGATTGGCCGTGACGGTGGGCAGATGCTTAACACCGTGCTCGCCCAGAACAACCTGCCCCAGGTTCCTCCGGGCGTGTTCAACGCAGAAAACGTCCAAAACACCCTTAATGCCTTCCTAAAGGCCTAA
- a CDS encoding M48 family metallopeptidase yields MTRPHVTIIRSPRRRKTVSARHVGDTIEVRLPAGLSASEEQRHIDSLVKKLTNRTTSGARASDADLERRAHTLNAQYLESKARCTSIRWVGNQKTRWGSCTTSTGAIRISDRLKKAPDYVIDAVIVHELVHTFHPGGHDAEFYAWADRVPHAERAKGYLQAYAQFLNHGGPAGNLETFTTD; encoded by the coding sequence ATGACACGCCCACACGTCACCATCATCCGCTCCCCACGGCGACGCAAAACCGTATCCGCCCGACACGTCGGCGACACCATCGAAGTGCGCCTACCCGCAGGGCTTAGCGCCAGCGAAGAACAACGCCACATCGACAGCCTGGTGAAAAAACTCACCAACCGCACCACCAGCGGGGCCCGCGCCTCCGACGCTGACCTGGAACGCCGCGCCCACACCCTCAACGCGCAATACCTCGAATCCAAAGCCCGCTGCACCTCCATCAGGTGGGTCGGCAACCAAAAAACCCGCTGGGGTTCCTGCACCACCTCAACTGGGGCAATCCGCATCAGCGACCGGCTGAAAAAAGCCCCCGACTACGTCATCGACGCCGTCATCGTCCACGAACTCGTCCACACCTTCCACCCCGGCGGCCACGACGCCGAGTTCTACGCCTGGGCAGACCGGGTACCACACGCCGAACGCGCCAAAGGCTACCTGCAGGCCTACGCCCAATTCCTCAACCACGGCGGCCCCGCCGGCAACCTCGAAACCTTCACCACCGACTAA
- a CDS encoding helix-turn-helix domain-containing protein produces the protein MTIAQPTGLGLNAAVGVSINDLMFRNRVTRKQLGEALGITGAGMSKKLLGNAAWTIEDLYAIADFFNVPVETLLPRRVQLPDAENKKTPSQTRGGNPNVVAGAGFEPTTSGL, from the coding sequence ATGACGATCGCACAACCAACAGGACTAGGCCTGAACGCTGCAGTAGGGGTCTCAATCAATGACCTAATGTTCAGGAATCGCGTTACCCGCAAGCAGCTTGGTGAAGCGCTGGGCATCACTGGAGCGGGCATGAGTAAGAAGCTCCTCGGTAATGCTGCATGGACAATCGAGGATCTCTACGCCATCGCAGACTTCTTCAACGTCCCCGTGGAGACCCTTCTCCCCCGACGTGTTCAGCTCCCCGATGCTGAAAACAAGAAAACCCCCTCTCAAACGAGAGGGGGTAATCCGAACGTGGTAGCGGGGGCAGGATTCGAACCTACGACCTCTGGGTTATGA
- a CDS encoding helix-turn-helix domain-containing protein — MSIKVNFLVNEYVQEPAPPARFVLSQLADRADDEGFAFPGLQDLMHRTGYSRSTVLRHLKSLEDLGIIRVTKRRYEVSPGQWRQATNLYQIDVEGIEACKYGQPRKRQKSWSKPGCQSDTRKILVEESRRSDPGCQSDTRSDFRVSSEQVSGCQSDTRRTCHKELSPVPVPDPLPPIDEPDTDSAQGQEPGAGGAVAPAGASRSTASGKASPAIRSALRTTATEDEWDRVFACLPSRMAEQLPIVKIPQIASYLAERIDAGWQPGRIRAILDGRALPDEVGNMTGLVIARLRDDVPVDGAPPSRDELRKRRLAKRDAELSKFNQHNEPVKAPGELSEQEREEAARRRREMLAEVGIKLGGNKAGGGK; from the coding sequence ATGAGTATCAAGGTGAACTTCCTCGTTAACGAGTACGTGCAAGAGCCTGCACCCCCTGCTCGGTTCGTGCTGTCCCAGTTGGCAGATCGTGCTGATGATGAAGGCTTCGCGTTTCCAGGTCTTCAAGACCTCATGCACCGTACCGGCTACTCGCGTTCCACCGTTCTCCGCCACCTGAAGTCGCTTGAGGATCTCGGAATTATTAGGGTCACCAAGCGCCGTTATGAGGTCTCTCCAGGGCAGTGGCGACAGGCCACAAACCTGTACCAAATCGATGTCGAAGGCATCGAAGCGTGCAAATACGGCCAACCGCGCAAGAGGCAAAAGTCCTGGTCAAAGCCAGGGTGTCAGAGTGACACCCGGAAGATTCTTGTGGAAGAAAGCCGCAGGTCAGACCCAGGGTGTCAGAGTGACACCCGGAGCGATTTCCGGGTGTCATCTGAGCAGGTTTCCGGGTGTCAGAGTGACACTCGTAGAACCTGTCATAAAGAACTATCACCTGTACCTGTACCTGACCCCCTACCCCCAATCGATGAGCCGGACACGGACTCGGCGCAGGGGCAGGAGCCAGGGGCAGGCGGGGCTGTCGCCCCGGCAGGGGCCTCTCGCTCCACCGCCTCCGGCAAGGCTTCGCCTGCCATCCGTAGCGCTTTGCGCACCACGGCAACCGAGGACGAGTGGGACCGGGTGTTTGCCTGCTTGCCCTCCCGCATGGCCGAGCAGCTGCCGATTGTGAAAATCCCGCAGATCGCCAGCTACCTGGCTGAGCGCATTGACGCTGGCTGGCAGCCAGGGCGTATCCGCGCCATCCTCGACGGTCGCGCACTGCCCGACGAGGTCGGGAACATGACCGGGCTGGTCATCGCACGTCTTCGCGACGATGTGCCAGTCGACGGGGCACCTCCAAGCCGGGACGAACTGCGCAAGCGCCGTCTGGCTAAGCGCGATGCGGAATTGTCCAAGTTCAACCAACACAACGAGCCGGTGAAAGCACCTGGCGAGTTGAGTGAGCAAGAGCGCGAAGAAGCTGCTCGCCGTCGCCGCGAAATGCTGGCAGAAGTGGGCATCAAGCTGGGCGGAAATAAGGCTGGTGGTGGCAAATGA
- a CDS encoding UPF0182 family protein: MAASLKRPRSAKKPTSWVAWIIVIFSILATILPIIIGMSTDWLWFKEVDYTRVFSTVLLARLSLFLGVGLFSALVVWVAIITVYNTRPMDLPELDPEHPVAMSRQVVDNFRKTLFVVLPLVMGLVLGTVAQTNWSTVLLFFNRTSFGKSDPQFGYDYGFYAFTLPLLQLIVGILSMLLIVAFLLGLIGHYLTGGIRIGNRLAGVSGFVSKAARTQLAITAGLWVLVKVAGYWLDRFALLTNNHASFMGGSYRDINATLPAKTIMMVIGVLVALAFFTAVVFKDLRIPALGTVLMLIASILIGQAWPLAVEQFSVAPNRQAKEAEYIGRNIEATRYAFGLTDANVTYEKNWGADGASDEAVASDAATLSNIRLLDPKILSKTFTQQQQLKNFYGFPETLNMDRYTVDGELRDYVVAARELNPKDLSGNQTDWINRHTVYTHGNGYVAAQANKVDEVAKDVGSTRGGYPVYTVADLQTLQRQKDNPEAEKIGIEVTEPRVYFGPVIAGDNPNLDYAVVGNNGGEPVEYDTDTSTYTYQGRGGVPIGNPVSRALFAARYQEMNLLLSDRIGSESKIIFQRDPRTRVKKVAPWLTADSATYPAVIDGRIKWIVDGYTTLDNLPYSQRTSLTDATADSRGAGMNSALLVSQQVGYIRNSVKAVVDAYDGTVDLYEFDDKDPVLKAWEGVFPGSVKPKSEISEELRKHLRYPEDMFKVQRELIAKYHVDDPRTFFTGDAFWSVPKDPTSQDERRETNQPPYYVVAADPKTKQPSFQLISPFRGLEREYLAAHMTVNSDPDNYGHITVRVLPTNTQTQGPKQAQDIMMSSDNIARDQTLWKNTNTLRYGNLLTLPVGGGEILYVEPMYTERKGQASAFPKLLRVLVSYKGRVGYASTSAEALSQVGIDPREANDLEEAIASGATQLGDKREVDENKDDASKKEGGETSLPAGQLPSGDGVERINRAIDALRDAKGKSFEEYGRAIDQLDAAVQDYQRSQGQQPAADLPKP, translated from the coding sequence GTGGCTGCAAGCCTCAAAAGGCCCCGCTCGGCCAAAAAGCCCACCAGTTGGGTGGCGTGGATCATTGTCATTTTTTCGATCTTGGCAACCATCTTGCCGATCATTATTGGCATGTCCACCGACTGGCTGTGGTTTAAAGAAGTTGACTACACCCGCGTTTTCAGCACGGTGCTGCTAGCCCGTCTGAGCCTATTCCTCGGAGTCGGACTATTTTCCGCCTTAGTGGTGTGGGTAGCGATCATCACGGTCTACAACACCAGGCCCATGGACTTACCGGAGCTCGATCCGGAACATCCGGTGGCTATGAGCCGGCAAGTGGTGGACAACTTCCGCAAGACACTATTCGTGGTTCTGCCCCTAGTGATGGGGCTGGTCCTTGGCACGGTGGCCCAAACCAACTGGTCGACCGTGTTGCTGTTTTTCAACCGCACCTCTTTCGGAAAGTCTGACCCGCAATTCGGCTACGACTACGGCTTCTATGCGTTCACCTTGCCCCTGCTGCAACTCATCGTTGGCATCCTGTCGATGCTGCTCATCGTGGCTTTCCTGCTGGGACTGATCGGTCACTACCTGACGGGTGGAATCCGCATCGGTAATCGCCTTGCGGGCGTTTCTGGATTCGTGTCCAAAGCTGCTCGCACCCAGCTGGCGATTACTGCGGGCCTTTGGGTTCTGGTCAAGGTTGCAGGTTATTGGCTTGACCGCTTTGCTTTGCTGACCAATAACCATGCGTCCTTCATGGGTGGCTCCTACCGCGACATCAACGCAACCTTGCCCGCAAAGACCATCATGATGGTTATTGGTGTGCTGGTGGCGCTCGCGTTTTTCACCGCTGTGGTCTTCAAGGATCTGCGCATCCCTGCCTTGGGCACGGTCCTCATGCTGATTGCTTCGATCCTGATCGGCCAGGCATGGCCACTTGCCGTCGAGCAATTCAGCGTCGCCCCGAACCGTCAGGCGAAGGAAGCGGAATATATTGGCCGCAATATTGAGGCCACCCGCTATGCCTTCGGATTGACCGATGCGAACGTCACCTATGAAAAGAACTGGGGCGCTGACGGCGCGAGTGACGAGGCTGTCGCAAGCGACGCCGCTACCTTGAGCAACATCCGACTGCTGGACCCGAAGATTCTGTCCAAGACTTTTACCCAGCAGCAGCAGTTGAAGAACTTCTATGGTTTCCCCGAAACCTTGAACATGGACCGCTACACCGTTGATGGTGAACTCCGCGACTATGTGGTCGCCGCGCGCGAACTCAACCCGAAGGATCTGTCCGGTAACCAGACTGACTGGATCAACCGCCACACGGTTTACACCCACGGCAACGGCTACGTTGCCGCTCAGGCCAACAAGGTTGATGAGGTGGCCAAGGACGTGGGTTCCACCCGTGGTGGTTACCCCGTCTACACCGTCGCTGATTTGCAGACCCTGCAGCGTCAGAAGGACAACCCCGAGGCTGAAAAGATCGGCATCGAGGTGACCGAGCCGCGTGTCTACTTCGGTCCGGTGATTGCCGGTGACAATCCCAACCTGGATTACGCCGTGGTCGGTAATAACGGTGGCGAGCCGGTGGAGTATGACACCGATACCTCCACCTACACCTACCAAGGTCGTGGCGGTGTGCCGATCGGCAACCCTGTGTCCCGGGCCTTGTTTGCTGCGCGCTACCAAGAAATGAACCTTTTGCTGTCCGACCGGATTGGTTCGGAATCGAAGATCATTTTCCAGCGCGATCCCCGCACCCGTGTGAAGAAGGTTGCCCCCTGGTTGACTGCTGATTCGGCGACCTACCCGGCCGTGATCGACGGGCGCATCAAATGGATTGTGGATGGCTACACCACTCTCGATAACTTGCCGTACTCACAGCGAACCAGCCTGACGGACGCTACGGCCGATTCGCGTGGCGCTGGCATGAACTCTGCACTGCTGGTGAGCCAGCAAGTTGGCTACATTCGTAACTCTGTGAAAGCGGTTGTCGACGCCTACGATGGCACCGTTGATCTGTATGAGTTCGATGACAAGGATCCGGTTCTTAAAGCGTGGGAAGGTGTCTTCCCCGGTTCGGTGAAGCCGAAGTCGGAAATTTCTGAGGAGCTGCGCAAGCACCTGCGGTACCCGGAAGACATGTTCAAGGTGCAGCGTGAACTTATCGCCAAGTACCACGTCGATGATCCGCGAACCTTCTTCACCGGTGATGCATTCTGGTCTGTCCCGAAGGACCCGACCAGCCAGGATGAGCGTCGTGAAACTAATCAGCCGCCGTACTACGTTGTCGCCGCTGATCCGAAAACTAAGCAGCCCAGCTTCCAGCTCATTTCTCCCTTCCGTGGACTGGAGCGCGAGTACCTCGCAGCGCACATGACGGTGAACTCCGACCCGGATAACTACGGTCACATCACCGTGCGCGTGCTTCCGACCAACACTCAGACCCAGGGTCCGAAGCAGGCGCAGGACATCATGATGTCTTCCGACAACATCGCCCGTGACCAGACGCTGTGGAAGAACACCAACACTTTGCGTTACGGCAACCTATTGACCTTGCCGGTCGGCGGAGGCGAGATTCTTTATGTCGAGCCGATGTACACGGAGCGCAAGGGCCAGGCGTCTGCCTTCCCGAAGCTGCTGCGTGTTCTCGTGAGCTACAAGGGTCGCGTTGGTTACGCATCTACGAGTGCTGAGGCGCTGAGCCAGGTAGGTATCGATCCGCGTGAGGCTAACGACCTTGAGGAAGCCATCGCTTCGGGCGCGACCCAGCTAGGGGATAAGCGCGAGGTCGATGAGAATAAGGACGATGCCTCAAAGAAGGAGGGCGGAGAAACCAGCCTCCCCGCCGGCCAGTTGCCCTCTGGTGATGGGGTTGAGCGTATTAATCGTGCTATTGATGCGTTGCGCGACGCTAAGGGTAAGTCCTTCGAGGAGTACGGCCGTGCGATCGACCAGCTCGACGCTGCGGTGCAGGATTACCAGCGTTCGCAGGGGCAGCAGCCGGCAGCAGACCTGCCTAAGCCCTAA
- a CDS encoding WhiB family transcriptional regulator, with translation MTAARIAQEVAGAPILNRLPLAPIPPMRGALCADPEIPSELWDWQGPDEPRALAEERYELAREVCAMCPIAARCLQIAEGDPMASGIWGGKLFRPPHRRKNEHRDTHKK, from the coding sequence ATGACCGCAGCACGCATCGCTCAAGAAGTTGCAGGTGCGCCGATTCTCAACCGGCTGCCGCTTGCCCCGATCCCGCCGATGCGTGGCGCGTTGTGCGCTGACCCGGAAATCCCCAGTGAGCTGTGGGACTGGCAAGGCCCAGACGAGCCAAGGGCACTAGCGGAAGAGCGCTACGAGCTTGCTCGCGAGGTGTGCGCCATGTGCCCGATTGCCGCCCGCTGTTTGCAGATTGCCGAAGGTGATCCGATGGCCTCGGGCATCTGGGGCGGGAAGCTGTTTAGGCCTCCGCACCGGAGGAAAAACGAACACCGGGACACCCACAAAAAGTGA
- a CDS encoding DUF6668 family protein: MTTPRITRVRERYKLDHATQPLCASEAKDDLPATFAPAFWLVAAHGGAGVTTLEKFWQPAADAQRMWPQADESTACVVVARSTKAGLEAAAQTILNDTGNAEIIGLVVVADVPGKLPKDLAHKLRMFDEQLPVWRIDYLPKLRLVDEEQLACWRPGDDIDTSRKAKKLGLDEQVPAQVARVGEEIFEAVRTHREATGHTSETE; encoded by the coding sequence ATGACCACACCACGGATTACCCGCGTGCGTGAGCGCTACAAGCTCGACCACGCCACACAGCCTCTGTGTGCATCGGAGGCAAAAGACGACCTGCCAGCAACCTTTGCCCCTGCGTTTTGGCTTGTGGCCGCGCACGGCGGTGCAGGTGTGACCACGCTGGAGAAGTTCTGGCAGCCTGCTGCAGACGCGCAACGGATGTGGCCGCAAGCCGACGAGTCGACTGCGTGCGTGGTCGTTGCTCGCTCGACCAAGGCCGGGCTTGAAGCAGCGGCACAAACCATCCTCAACGACACCGGCAACGCCGAGATCATCGGCCTTGTGGTCGTGGCAGACGTACCGGGCAAGCTGCCTAAAGACCTTGCCCACAAGCTGCGGATGTTTGACGAGCAACTGCCCGTCTGGCGTATCGACTACCTGCCGAAGCTGCGTCTGGTTGACGAAGAACAGCTGGCCTGCTGGCGACCAGGAGACGACATCGACACCTCCCGCAAAGCAAAAAAGCTCGGCCTGGATGAACAAGTACCAGCGCAAGTTGCCCGCGTGGGGGAGGAGATCTTCGAGGCAGTGCGCACACACCGCGAAGCCACCGGGCACACCTCCGAGACCGAATAA
- a CDS encoding zinc-dependent metalloprotease yields MSNGGFGFSFGNRDDDDRDDDNNRGGQPGDPFSFFFGPGFGSGSQGGGANPLGDMLSGFSNLFGPPQSGEEPDSFIDPEAVRKAVQSRITRMGSQIAKPASKDAAAVEEASRLAELWLDATTELATSGAKGTAWSAGDYALNSLPFWLRVAEPARAAVSETPVLGLGGDAQGAPGELMGAMQQFMRRQNAVMETQRVAEAVVQLSQSIVSGTDLGLPAAPANTLAIMTRTFRDEISSLDIPDQEALVYVCAREAARQRLFKNVPWLAESIVSSVEEWAAGAYVDTSHAEQYMRDNFDGANMENIAEIMQKMQSIDPQEIAPRLVSANENAVPRLEALIALIEGWVDVVVTEAVTDRLPNADKLRAAFKHRRNSGGTAATALEAITGCAIGTPPIDGAITLWERTTNAVGAARRDACWEHPDLAPSHEDIEHPARFIDRLLDDSIDADFDPIAEIEELEKKLGESDVDPESRENPTDEGD; encoded by the coding sequence ATGAGTAACGGTGGATTTGGTTTTTCTTTTGGTAACCGCGATGACGATGATCGCGATGATGACAACAATCGTGGCGGCCAGCCTGGCGATCCTTTTAGCTTCTTTTTCGGTCCCGGGTTCGGTTCGGGTTCCCAGGGTGGGGGCGCGAATCCGCTGGGCGATATGTTGAGCGGTTTTTCGAATTTGTTTGGCCCGCCGCAGTCGGGCGAGGAGCCGGATTCTTTTATTGATCCGGAGGCTGTGCGTAAGGCTGTGCAGTCGCGGATTACGCGGATGGGTTCCCAGATTGCGAAGCCGGCGTCGAAGGATGCTGCGGCGGTGGAGGAAGCGAGCCGTTTGGCGGAGTTGTGGTTGGATGCCACGACGGAGTTGGCGACCAGTGGTGCGAAGGGTACGGCGTGGTCGGCTGGCGATTATGCGCTCAATAGTTTGCCGTTTTGGTTGCGTGTTGCCGAGCCTGCCCGGGCTGCGGTTAGTGAGACCCCGGTGTTGGGTTTGGGTGGGGATGCGCAGGGTGCTCCTGGCGAGTTGATGGGGGCGATGCAGCAGTTTATGCGCCGCCAGAATGCGGTGATGGAGACGCAGCGGGTGGCGGAGGCTGTGGTGCAGCTGTCGCAGTCGATTGTGTCGGGCACGGATTTGGGTTTGCCGGCGGCTCCGGCGAATACCTTGGCGATTATGACGCGTACGTTCCGGGATGAGATTTCCTCTTTGGATATCCCTGACCAGGAGGCGTTGGTGTATGTGTGTGCCCGGGAGGCTGCGCGCCAGCGGTTGTTTAAGAATGTGCCGTGGTTGGCGGAGTCGATTGTGTCGTCCGTGGAGGAGTGGGCTGCGGGCGCGTATGTGGATACCAGCCACGCTGAGCAGTACATGCGCGATAATTTTGATGGCGCGAATATGGAAAACATTGCGGAGATCATGCAGAAGATGCAGTCGATTGATCCGCAGGAGATTGCGCCCCGCCTGGTTAGCGCGAATGAGAATGCGGTGCCGCGTTTGGAGGCGCTGATCGCGTTGATTGAGGGCTGGGTGGATGTGGTGGTCACTGAGGCTGTCACTGATCGTTTGCCGAATGCGGATAAGCTGCGGGCGGCGTTTAAGCATCGCCGGAATTCGGGTGGTACTGCGGCGACTGCGTTGGAGGCGATTACGGGTTGCGCTATTGGTACCCCGCCGATTGATGGTGCGATCACGTTGTGGGAGCGTACGACGAATGCGGTGGGTGCGGCTCGCCGTGATGCGTGCTGGGAGCACCCGGATTTGGCGCCGTCGCATGAGGATATTGAGCACCCTGCTCGTTTCATCGATCGTTTGTTGGATGATTCGATTGATGCTGATTTTGATCCGATTGCGGAGATCGAGGAGTTGGAAAAGAAGCTGGGCGAGTCCGATGTGGACCCGGAGTCCCGCGAGAACCCCACTGATGAGGGCGATTAG
- a CDS encoding YlbL family protein, with product MNRRLATLVWGLIPVVVATTLINNTHIPGTDYQLTVPLAAEGPGPVFNTLGDVSGEKVVAIDGAPTDATTGTMYMTTVAVRHNMPLSQALSRWIGTNDTIVPLDAVIPQNKTEEEVNEANKVAFASSENSATIAALNYLGKKLTIEVSDTVPDAPAADKLTPGDTITHVDGEKVTTPSQVQKLVRNKKPGDTIDIGYTHQGQPHNALFTLAANPHDDSVPQLGVLMKAVSDDGIDVKYNLQDIGGPSAGLVFTLTVIDKLTPEDLLDGHTIAGTGTIAGDGDVGPIGGIRHKIDAATAAGAEAFLVPAANCDEARRADTNIPLIKVNKLDDAVDSVKAFVAGKPVTTCQ from the coding sequence GTGAATCGTCGCTTAGCCACCCTCGTCTGGGGTCTCATCCCAGTTGTTGTCGCCACCACGCTCATCAACAACACCCACATCCCGGGAACGGACTACCAGCTCACCGTGCCCCTCGCCGCCGAAGGCCCAGGGCCCGTGTTCAACACCCTCGGCGACGTCTCCGGCGAAAAAGTCGTCGCCATCGACGGCGCCCCCACCGACGCGACCACCGGAACCATGTACATGACCACCGTGGCCGTGCGCCACAACATGCCACTATCCCAAGCACTTAGCCGCTGGATCGGCACCAACGACACCATCGTCCCGCTCGACGCAGTCATCCCCCAAAACAAAACAGAAGAAGAAGTCAACGAAGCCAACAAAGTAGCCTTCGCATCTTCCGAAAACTCCGCCACCATCGCCGCACTGAACTACCTCGGTAAAAAACTCACCATCGAAGTCTCCGACACCGTGCCCGACGCACCCGCCGCCGACAAACTCACCCCCGGCGACACCATCACCCACGTCGACGGCGAAAAAGTCACCACCCCCAGCCAAGTACAAAAACTCGTCCGCAACAAAAAACCCGGCGACACCATCGACATCGGCTACACCCACCAGGGACAACCCCACAACGCCCTGTTCACCCTCGCCGCCAACCCCCACGACGACAGCGTCCCCCAACTCGGCGTGCTCATGAAAGCCGTCTCCGACGACGGCATCGACGTCAAATACAACCTTCAAGACATCGGAGGCCCCTCCGCCGGACTCGTCTTCACCCTCACCGTCATCGACAAACTCACCCCCGAAGACCTCCTCGACGGCCACACCATCGCCGGCACCGGAACCATCGCCGGCGACGGCGACGTCGGACCCATCGGCGGCATCCGCCACAAAATCGACGCCGCCACCGCCGCCGGCGCCGAAGCCTTCCTCGTCCCCGCCGCAAACTGCGACGAAGCACGCCGCGCCGACACCAACATCCCCCTCATCAAAGTCAACAAACTCGACGACGCCGTCGACTCCGTCAAAGCATTCGTCGCAGGAAAACCCGTCACCACCTGCCAATAA